In a single window of the Hippoglossus hippoglossus isolate fHipHip1 chromosome 7, fHipHip1.pri, whole genome shotgun sequence genome:
- the LOC117765397 gene encoding tumor necrosis factor receptor superfamily member 14-like produces MNLRSKHLEAASLLICLVKVFCVNTLTCHPTEYQIGNKCCPLCPSGNRVITHCTEFRSTSCLPCVNDTFMNLPTGLKQCLPCTTCDPDSGLKTNTSCTATTDSLCEPLEGFYCIDPIQNHCAAAQKHKQCEPGQYIKHRGTAQTDSQCSDCSNGTFSDGTRTSCQPHTQCESLNLKLMQPGTASTDAECGNSSLNNSAVVIIFPLVVLGLLVFGLVAFFLWKRYRSGTMCVWWKKMFSWMIRPPSSHDVVD; encoded by the exons ATGAATTTGAGAAGTAAACATTTGGAGGCTGCATCTTTGTTG ATATGTTTGGTCAAAGTCTTCTGTGTGAATACGCTGACTTGTCATCCAACTGAGTATCAGATAGGGAATAAATGCTGTCCTCTTTGTCCATCTG GAAATCGTGTTATAACACACTGCACGGAGTTCAggagcacttcctgtttgcccTGTGTGAATGACACCTTCATGAATCTTCCCACTGGACTTAAACAGTGTTTACCCTGCACGACCTGTGATCCAG ATTCTGGTCTGAAGACAAACACTTCATGCACAGCAACAACGGATTCACTTTGTGAACCTCTGGAAGGATTCTACTGTATAGACCCCATACAGAACCActgtgcagcagcacagaaacacaaacagtgtgaaCCAGGGCAGTACATCAAACACAGAG gaACAGCCCAAACAGACTCTCAATGCTCTGACTGCAGTAATGGAACATTTTCTGACGGGACGCGTACGTCTtgtcaaccacacacaca ATGTGAATCACTAAACCTTAAGCTGATGCAACCAGGAACAGCTTCAACTGACGCTGAATGTGGAAATTCCAGTTTAAATAACTCAGCAGTTGTAATCATCTTTCCACTGGTTGTTTTGGGTCTTTTGGTGTTCGGATTAGTCGCCTTCTTTCTCTGGAAAAGATATCGTTCAGGtacgatgtgtgtgtggtggaagAAAATGTTCTCATGGATGATAAGACCTCCATCAAGTCATGATGTCGTTGATtaa